The Dyella caseinilytica genome has a window encoding:
- the can gene encoding carbonate dehydratase produces MSSPLQDLIDSNRRWSDAVTQADPQFFERLAKQQSPKYLWIGCSDSRVPATQIVDLPPGEIFVQRNVANVVSHSDLNCLSAIQFAVDVLKVEHIIVVGHYGCGGVQAVLDERRLGLVDNWLRHVGDVAHKHIDMLNALNSMPLRNMRLCELNAIEQVVNVCATTIVMEAWERGQKLSVHAWCYSLSNGHMHDLDMHVDSREALRPVYERALQQVMHRAGVQR; encoded by the coding sequence TTGAGCAGTCCACTGCAAGACCTGATCGACAGCAACCGCCGCTGGTCGGACGCCGTGACGCAAGCCGATCCGCAATTCTTCGAGCGGCTGGCCAAGCAGCAGTCACCGAAGTATTTATGGATCGGCTGCTCCGATTCACGCGTGCCCGCGACGCAGATCGTGGATCTGCCGCCTGGCGAGATCTTCGTGCAGCGCAACGTCGCCAACGTGGTGTCGCACAGCGACCTCAATTGCCTCAGCGCGATCCAGTTCGCGGTGGATGTGTTGAAGGTGGAACACATCATCGTCGTCGGCCATTACGGCTGCGGTGGCGTGCAAGCTGTGTTGGACGAACGTCGTCTGGGCCTGGTGGACAACTGGCTGCGCCATGTCGGTGATGTGGCGCACAAGCATATCGACATGCTCAACGCGCTCAACTCGATGCCCTTGCGCAATATGCGCTTGTGCGAACTCAACGCGATCGAGCAAGTCGTGAATGTCTGCGCCACTACCATTGTGATGGAAGCGTGGGAGCGCGGACAGAAACTATCCGTACACGCGTGGTGCTATAGCCTCTCAAACGGTCACATGCACGACCTCGACATGCACGTCGACTCACGCGAAGCCCTGCGCCCAGTCTACGAACGAGCGCTGCAACAGGTGATGCACCGTGCAGGAGTGCAGCGATGA
- a CDS encoding aldehyde dehydrogenase: MPSTRLANLIDGRLQAPLDNRWLDIYEPAIGAVFAHCPDSTAADVDAAVKAAQKAAPGWATTPSEERARLINRLADLIEARLDEFAALESRDSGKPIALARRLDIPRAVSNLRFFAAAIISWDSESHAMESGAINYTLRRPLGVVGCISPWNLPLYLFTWKIAPALASGNAVVAKPSEITPCTASLLGELSIEAGFPPGVLNIVQGRGPTTGQAMVEHSAIKAVSFTGSTRTGASIAATAAPQFKKVSLELGGKNPAIVFADADLSDENLDTIVRSGFANQGEICLCGSRLLVQRSIYDNFRERYLSRVKALRVGDPQDASSDLGALVSREHFDKVMSCITQARNEGGQILTGGHVLSPTGRCADGWFIAPTVIDGLPNDTATNQQEIFGPVVTLIPFEDEAEAVAIANGTGYGLAASLWTTDLSRAHRMGAQLEFGIVWINCWLLRDLRTPFGGSKQSGVGREGGSEALRFFTEPRNICIRY, from the coding sequence ATGCCAAGCACACGCCTCGCCAATCTTATTGACGGTCGCCTGCAGGCGCCCCTGGACAATCGCTGGCTCGATATCTACGAGCCCGCTATCGGCGCAGTGTTTGCGCACTGCCCCGACTCCACCGCCGCGGATGTCGATGCCGCCGTGAAGGCAGCGCAAAAGGCAGCGCCGGGGTGGGCGACCACACCATCGGAAGAACGCGCTCGCCTGATCAACCGGCTGGCCGATCTGATCGAAGCACGGCTGGATGAGTTCGCCGCACTGGAATCGCGCGACAGCGGCAAGCCGATCGCCCTCGCCCGCCGCCTGGATATTCCGCGTGCTGTGTCCAACCTACGTTTCTTCGCTGCAGCGATCATCAGCTGGGACAGCGAGTCGCATGCCATGGAAAGCGGCGCGATCAATTACACCCTGCGCCGCCCGCTTGGCGTTGTCGGCTGCATAAGTCCGTGGAATCTGCCGCTGTATCTGTTCACATGGAAGATCGCGCCTGCACTGGCCAGCGGTAATGCCGTTGTCGCCAAACCTTCCGAGATCACACCCTGCACTGCCTCACTGCTGGGCGAACTGAGCATCGAAGCTGGCTTTCCACCCGGTGTGCTGAATATCGTGCAAGGGCGCGGACCGACCACTGGCCAGGCCATGGTCGAGCACTCCGCGATCAAGGCGGTGTCGTTCACCGGCAGCACCCGCACCGGCGCCAGCATTGCCGCCACGGCAGCGCCACAATTCAAGAAAGTGTCACTGGAATTGGGTGGCAAGAATCCAGCCATCGTGTTCGCGGACGCTGATCTTTCCGATGAAAATCTCGACACGATTGTGCGTTCGGGCTTCGCCAATCAAGGCGAAATCTGCCTGTGCGGTTCACGTCTGCTGGTTCAACGCTCGATCTATGACAACTTCCGCGAACGCTATCTTAGTCGCGTGAAAGCTTTGCGCGTCGGCGATCCGCAAGATGCTTCCAGCGACCTGGGTGCACTGGTGTCGCGCGAACATTTCGACAAAGTGATGAGCTGCATCACACAAGCGCGCAACGAGGGTGGGCAGATTCTCACTGGCGGCCATGTGCTATCCCCAACCGGACGTTGCGCGGATGGATGGTTTATCGCACCCACGGTGATCGATGGTCTGCCCAACGACACCGCCACCAACCAGCAGGAAATTTTCGGTCCTGTCGTCACACTGATTCCGTTCGAGGACGAAGCCGAGGCGGTGGCTATCGCTAACGGTACGGGCTACGGACTAGCTGCCTCGCTGTGGACGACGGATCTGTCGCGCGCCCATCGTATGGGCGCACAACTGGAATTCGGCATCGTGTGGATCAACTGCTGGCTGCTGCGCGACTTGCGCACGCCGTTTGGCGGCAGCAAGCAATCGGGCGTCGGCCGCGAAGGCGGTTCGGAAGCCCTGCGATTCTTCACCGAGCCGCGCAACATCTGCATTCGTTATTGA
- a CDS encoding SDR family oxidoreductase, which yields MDLNLSGRHALVCGASQGIGRATALELAELGADVTLLARSAEQLKAVAESLPRKHAAQRHDWWSVDMQDTHGLQTAVADIVAAHPVQILINNTGGPPGGPANSAEPAAFEDTFRQHLIAGQVLLQTVLPGMRSSGYGRLINVISTSVKEPIPGLGVSNTIRAAVAAWAKTLSGELAVDGITVNNVLPGYTRTARLDGLLAAQSQKSGRSEEELAKEMVAAVPARRFGEPGEVAAVIAFLCTPAAAYVNGVSIAVDGGRTKALS from the coding sequence ATGGATTTGAACCTCAGCGGCCGTCATGCACTCGTCTGTGGGGCATCCCAGGGTATTGGCCGCGCCACAGCCCTGGAACTGGCGGAACTTGGCGCCGACGTCACTTTGCTGGCGCGTTCCGCCGAACAGCTCAAGGCTGTCGCCGAAAGCCTGCCGCGCAAACATGCCGCGCAACGCCATGACTGGTGGAGTGTCGATATGCAAGACACCCACGGCCTGCAAACCGCTGTCGCGGACATCGTGGCGGCCCATCCGGTACAGATTCTTATCAACAACACCGGCGGCCCGCCGGGTGGTCCTGCGAACAGTGCGGAGCCCGCCGCTTTCGAAGACACCTTCCGCCAGCATCTGATTGCCGGACAGGTATTGCTGCAAACCGTGCTGCCGGGCATGCGCAGCAGTGGTTATGGCCGACTGATCAACGTCATTTCCACCTCGGTGAAAGAGCCCATTCCGGGCCTTGGTGTGTCCAACACCATTCGCGCCGCGGTTGCGGCGTGGGCAAAAACCTTGTCGGGCGAATTGGCTGTTGACGGCATTACCGTCAACAACGTGCTTCCCGGCTACACCCGCACAGCCCGGTTGGATGGCCTGCTTGCGGCGCAATCGCAGAAGAGCGGACGTAGCGAAGAAGAACTGGCCAAAGAGATGGTTGCTGCGGTACCTGCACGCCGCTTTGGCGAGCCGGGTGAAGTGGCGGCGGTCATCGCGTTTCTTTGTACGCCGGCGGCGGCTTACGTCAACGGCGTAAGTATCGCGGTGGATGGTGGACGAACGAAGGCGTTGAGTTGA
- a CDS encoding MalM family protein, translating into MRLRLLLTFVVILLLAACHSVKLPTLPTLLPQSPPPKSLADARKDLEQASPCCSSFADFSYANQLPWTPQQFVLGNGSLVAAINGVHSYFLSFKLPADAKLPYKIAVKSEINGRSVGSGSYLFAPTIVQLNDAFQPIDTQDVKLCEYMGWSSSDSGAFGSVTVTDKRARYLVVYSSGKQQTDNTYWEQSASTFSTASANTPAAVSTGGSYKIEHGPDGTVWVGMMDKAYSEAVNKAVCGKAPEGDGLLHTLRNDIPVHLSWSGP; encoded by the coding sequence ATGCGTCTACGACTGCTTCTTACGTTCGTTGTCATCCTGCTGCTTGCCGCCTGCCATAGCGTCAAGCTGCCCACGCTGCCGACCTTGCTCCCGCAGAGTCCGCCACCTAAGTCATTGGCTGATGCCAGGAAGGACCTTGAACAGGCCAGCCCATGCTGCAGCAGCTTTGCCGACTTCTCGTACGCGAATCAGCTGCCGTGGACACCGCAGCAGTTCGTACTGGGCAACGGCAGTCTGGTGGCGGCCATCAACGGCGTGCACAGCTACTTCCTGAGCTTCAAGCTACCGGCCGATGCCAAGCTGCCTTACAAGATCGCCGTAAAATCGGAGATCAACGGACGCTCGGTCGGCAGCGGCAGCTATCTGTTCGCGCCGACCATCGTGCAGCTCAACGATGCGTTCCAGCCGATCGATACGCAGGATGTGAAACTGTGTGAGTACATGGGCTGGAGCAGCAGCGACAGCGGTGCGTTCGGCAGCGTGACCGTCACGGACAAGCGGGCGCGCTATCTGGTGGTCTACAGCTCCGGCAAGCAACAAACCGACAACACGTACTGGGAACAATCCGCCAGTACCTTCTCCACCGCCAGCGCGAACACGCCGGCGGCGGTGTCGACCGGCGGAAGCTACAAGATCGAGCACGGCCCAGATGGAACGGTCTGGGTCGGCATGATGGACAAGGCGTATTCTGAAGCCGTCAACAAGGCGGTATGCGGCAAAGCGCCAGAAGGCGATGGCCTGCTACACACCTTGCGTAACGACATTCCCGTGCATTTGAGCTGGAGCGGTCCTTGA
- the asnS gene encoding asparagine--tRNA ligase — MTVVSVKQALSGKIEAGSKVTVRGWVRTRRDSKAGLSFVNVSDGSCFDPIQAVAPSTLGNYETEVKHLTAGAGVIVSGTLVPSQGKGQTFELQADSVVVTGMVDDPETYPIQPKQHSMEFLREVAHLRPRTNLFGAVTRVRHTMMMAIHRHLTEQGFFWINTPIITTSDAEGAGDMFRLSTLDLANLPRDDKGKIDFRKDFFGREAFLTVSGQLNVEAYALAMSKVYTFGPTFRAENSNTPRHLAEFWMVEPEIAFADLNDNADCAEAFLKAIFKAVLEERADDMAFFAERVLPEAITRLENFVAQPFERIDYTEAVEILKKSGQHFEFPVAWGIDLQTEHERYLAEKHVGRPVVVMNYPEQIKAFYMRLNDDGKTVAAMDVLAPGIGEIIGGAQREERLDYLDRRMAQFGLDIATYDWYRDLRRYGTVPHAGFGLGFERLLVYVCGLSNIRDAIPYPRAAGSAEF, encoded by the coding sequence ATGACGGTGGTCAGCGTCAAACAGGCCCTTTCCGGCAAAATCGAAGCCGGCAGCAAAGTGACAGTGCGCGGCTGGGTACGCACCCGGCGCGACTCCAAGGCTGGCCTGTCGTTCGTGAATGTCAGCGACGGTTCCTGCTTCGACCCCATCCAGGCCGTGGCACCATCCACCCTTGGCAATTACGAAACTGAGGTTAAACACCTCACCGCAGGCGCGGGCGTCATCGTCAGCGGCACACTGGTGCCGTCGCAGGGCAAGGGCCAGACGTTCGAACTCCAGGCCGATAGCGTGGTCGTTACCGGCATGGTCGATGACCCGGAAACCTACCCGATCCAGCCCAAGCAGCACTCGATGGAATTCCTGCGCGAGGTCGCCCACCTGCGCCCGCGCACCAACCTGTTCGGCGCGGTGACGCGCGTGCGCCACACGATGATGATGGCGATCCACCGCCACCTCACCGAGCAAGGCTTCTTCTGGATCAACACCCCGATCATCACCACGTCCGACGCCGAAGGTGCAGGCGACATGTTCCGCCTGTCCACGCTGGATCTGGCCAACCTGCCGCGCGACGACAAGGGCAAGATCGATTTCCGCAAGGATTTCTTCGGCCGCGAAGCGTTCCTTACCGTGTCCGGCCAGCTCAACGTCGAGGCGTATGCGCTGGCGATGAGCAAGGTCTACACCTTCGGCCCGACCTTCCGCGCCGAGAACTCCAACACGCCGCGCCATCTGGCCGAGTTCTGGATGGTGGAGCCGGAGATCGCCTTTGCTGATCTCAACGACAACGCCGACTGCGCCGAGGCCTTCCTCAAGGCGATCTTCAAAGCGGTGCTGGAAGAGCGTGCCGATGACATGGCGTTCTTTGCTGAACGCGTGCTGCCTGAAGCGATCACGCGCCTGGAAAACTTCGTCGCCCAGCCGTTCGAGCGCATCGATTACACCGAAGCCGTCGAGATCCTCAAGAAATCCGGCCAGCACTTCGAATTCCCGGTCGCCTGGGGCATCGATCTGCAAACCGAGCACGAGCGCTACCTGGCCGAGAAGCACGTTGGCCGTCCGGTGGTGGTCATGAACTATCCGGAGCAGATCAAGGCGTTCTACATGCGTCTTAACGACGACGGAAAAACCGTCGCCGCGATGGACGTGCTCGCCCCTGGTATCGGCGAGATCATCGGCGGTGCCCAGCGCGAGGAACGCCTGGACTACCTCGACCGCCGCATGGCCCAGTTCGGTCTCGATATTGCCACCTATGATTGGTACCGTGACCTGCGCCGCTACGGCACCGTACCCCACGCCGGCTTCGGTCTCGGCTTCGAGCGCCTGCTGGTGTATGTGTGCGGACTGTCGAACATCCGTGATGCCATCCCCTACCCCCGCGCGGCAGGGAGTGCCGAGTTCTGA
- a CDS encoding HesB/IscA family protein: MTISITPTANQRMRQFLAQSPDAAGVRFGVKRTGCSGFAYVVDLAETAGSEDQTFQIDGVPVIVDTKSLPLVDGTVIDFQRQGLNASFVFHNPNATGECGCGESFTVG; encoded by the coding sequence ATGACCATTTCGATCACTCCTACCGCCAATCAACGCATGCGCCAATTCCTGGCGCAGTCGCCTGACGCCGCCGGCGTCCGCTTTGGCGTCAAACGCACCGGCTGTTCCGGCTTCGCCTATGTGGTGGACCTGGCCGAAACGGCGGGCAGCGAGGACCAGACCTTCCAGATCGACGGCGTCCCGGTGATCGTGGACACCAAGAGCCTGCCACTGGTCGACGGTACCGTGATCGACTTTCAGCGCCAGGGTCTCAACGCCAGCTTCGTGTTCCACAACCCCAATGCGACCGGGGAGTGTGGGTGCGGGGAAAGCTTCACGGTCGGTTGA
- the rpsF gene encoding 30S ribosomal protein S6, with protein sequence MTLRHYEVVFLVHPDQSEQVPAMIERYKALIASDGGKIHRLEDWGRRQLAYPIVNLAKAHYVMLNIEVSQSVLNELESGFRFNDAVLRHLVIKRDEADTDQSFILKSKEKDDAKSSRRRDDDAEGDDRRVGRADSDDAELED encoded by the coding sequence ATGACCTTGCGTCATTACGAAGTTGTGTTTCTGGTCCACCCTGACCAGAGCGAGCAGGTTCCGGCGATGATCGAGCGCTACAAAGCGCTGATCGCTTCCGACGGCGGCAAGATCCACCGCCTGGAAGACTGGGGCCGCCGCCAGCTGGCCTACCCGATCGTGAACCTGGCCAAGGCTCACTACGTGATGCTCAATATCGAAGTGAGCCAGAGCGTGCTGAACGAACTGGAGTCGGGCTTCCGCTTCAATGACGCCGTGCTGCGTCATCTGGTCATCAAGCGCGACGAGGCCGATACCGATCAGTCCTTCATCCTGAAGAGCAAGGAAAAGGACGATGCGAAGTCTTCCCGCCGCCGTGACGACGACGCCGAAGGCGACGACCGCCGTGTCGGTCGCGCTGACAGCGACGACGCCGAACTCGAAGACTGA
- the rpsR gene encoding 30S ribosomal protein S18, whose translation MSKFFRRRKFCRFTAENVKEIDYKDLNTLRQYITENGKIVPSRITGTKARYQRQLATAIKRARFLALLPYTDNHDV comes from the coding sequence ATGTCCAAGTTCTTCCGCCGCCGCAAGTTCTGCCGCTTCACGGCCGAAAACGTCAAAGAGATCGACTACAAGGATCTCAACACGCTGCGCCAGTACATCACTGAGAACGGCAAGATCGTTCCCAGCCGCATCACCGGCACGAAGGCTCGTTACCAGCGTCAGCTGGCCACGGCCATCAAGCGCGCACGCTTCCTGGCGCTGCTGCCGTACACCGACAACCACGACGTCTAA
- the rplI gene encoding 50S ribosomal protein L9 encodes MELILLENVRNLGKLGDKVKVKPGYGRNYLLPQGKAVRVNAENLAAFEARRAEYEAKANKLLTDAESRKAKLADVSVTISANASPEGKLYGSVGPREIADALQTAGHDIHKGEVIQGEGPIRHIGEFEVVISMHADVQGTVKVIVIGEK; translated from the coding sequence ATGGAACTGATTCTTCTTGAAAACGTGCGTAACCTCGGCAAGCTTGGCGACAAGGTCAAGGTGAAGCCGGGCTACGGCCGCAACTATCTGCTGCCGCAGGGCAAGGCTGTTCGCGTGAACGCCGAAAACCTGGCCGCGTTCGAAGCTCGTCGCGCTGAATACGAAGCCAAGGCCAACAAGCTCCTGACCGACGCCGAGTCGCGCAAGGCGAAGCTGGCCGACGTGTCGGTGACGATCTCCGCCAACGCCAGTCCCGAAGGCAAGCTGTATGGCTCGGTTGGTCCGCGCGAGATCGCTGACGCGCTGCAGACTGCTGGCCACGACATCCACAAGGGTGAAGTGATCCAGGGCGAAGGCCCGATCCGCCATATCGGCGAGTTCGAGGTCGTGATCAGCATGCACGCTGACGTGCAGGGCACCGTCAAGGTGATCGTGATCGGCGAGAAGTAA
- the dnaB gene encoding replicative DNA helicase, translating to MSFVPERKSGNNHNNSAIEALRVPPNSIDAEQAVLGGLMLAADALDKVADKLAEVDFYRKDHRLIWRAINELANKGMPCDAVTLGDWFEANGLAEMVGGASYLIELANTTPSAANIAAYAEIVREKSVLRQLIDAGTAITEDGYRPEGKSVHEVLETAEQRVFHIAESGARGKRETVSMREAVKDAFRLLHERYQNRGQLTGISTGFTDLDNLTSGLQPSDLIIVAARPSMGKTAFSVNIAEACALRAKKPVVIFSMEMSASQLAFRLISSVGRIHQQHLRNGDLAEEDWPRVTNAIALLSEAKIFIDDTPGLSPVEMRSRSRRVAREHGGLGLIVVDYLQLMQVPGNKENRATEISEISRSLKGLAKELNVPVIALSQLNRSLEQRADKRPMMSDLRESGAIEQDADVIMFIYRDEYYNKESPDKGLAEIIIGKQRNGPTDTIKLTFLGHYTKFENYSPDTYTGHF from the coding sequence ATGTCCTTCGTGCCCGAACGCAAATCTGGCAATAACCACAACAACAGTGCCATTGAAGCCCTGCGGGTTCCTCCGAACTCCATCGACGCAGAACAGGCGGTGCTTGGCGGCTTGATGCTGGCGGCCGATGCGCTGGATAAAGTCGCCGACAAACTGGCCGAGGTGGATTTCTACCGCAAGGATCACCGGCTGATCTGGCGCGCCATCAACGAGCTTGCCAACAAAGGTATGCCGTGTGATGCAGTCACGCTGGGCGACTGGTTCGAAGCCAATGGGTTGGCGGAGATGGTCGGCGGCGCGAGCTATCTGATCGAACTGGCCAATACCACGCCGAGCGCGGCCAACATCGCCGCCTATGCAGAAATCGTGCGCGAGAAGTCGGTGCTGCGGCAGCTGATCGATGCCGGTACCGCGATTACCGAAGACGGCTATCGTCCGGAAGGCAAATCCGTGCACGAAGTGCTGGAAACGGCCGAGCAGCGCGTGTTCCACATCGCCGAATCCGGCGCACGCGGCAAGCGGGAAACCGTGTCCATGCGCGAGGCGGTCAAGGATGCGTTCCGCCTGCTGCACGAGCGCTACCAAAATCGCGGTCAGCTCACCGGTATCTCCACTGGCTTCACCGACCTGGACAATCTCACGTCCGGCCTGCAGCCCTCGGACCTGATCATCGTCGCGGCGCGTCCGTCGATGGGCAAGACCGCCTTCTCGGTCAACATTGCTGAAGCCTGTGCTTTGCGCGCCAAGAAACCGGTGGTGATTTTTTCGATGGAAATGTCGGCGTCGCAGCTGGCGTTCCGTCTGATTTCTTCGGTCGGCCGCATTCACCAGCAGCACCTGCGCAATGGCGATCTGGCCGAAGAAGATTGGCCGCGCGTCACCAACGCCATCGCGCTGCTGTCCGAGGCGAAAATTTTCATCGACGACACCCCCGGTCTCTCGCCGGTGGAAATGCGTTCGCGTTCGCGCCGCGTCGCACGCGAGCACGGCGGCCTGGGTTTGATCGTGGTCGACTACTTGCAGCTGATGCAGGTGCCGGGCAACAAGGAAAACCGTGCGACCGAAATCTCGGAAATCTCGCGCTCGCTGAAAGGTCTGGCCAAGGAACTCAACGTGCCTGTGATCGCGCTGTCGCAGCTCAACCGTTCGCTGGAACAGCGCGCGGACAAGCGCCCGATGATGTCGGACCTGCGTGAATCCGGCGCTATCGAACAGGACGCGGACGTGATCATGTTCATCTATCGCGATGAGTACTACAACAAGGAATCGCCGGATAAGGGCCTGGCCGAGATCATCATCGGCAAGCAGCGTAACGGCCCTACCGACACGATAAAGCTGACCTTCCTCGGCCACTACACCAAGTTCGAGAACTACAGCCCCGATACCTATACCGGGCACTTCTAA
- the alr gene encoding alanine racemase — MSRTTVATIHLGALRHNLERIRSLAEPAKVMAVVKADAYGHGLERVARALDGAADAFAVASLGDGLRLRAAGHRQRIVVLSGPDQAGDIAEMQRLGLDAAIHHESQLRWLSEASPTRGRLRVWLKVDSGMHRLGFAPERAAAVHAQLSTMTGIDPDIGLMTHFAESEVFDGERTREQIQRFQQATTGLSGPRSLSNSAAVLGWPDARGEWVRTGGLLYGLSVVEGKAGEDFGFRAAMTLSTRLIAINAIRRGERIGYNGLWECPEDMPVGVAAVGYGDGYPRSAAAGTPVLVGNQRVPLIGRVSMDLITLDLRQAPDARVGDRVVLWGPELPVEIVAAQAGTISYDLTCGMTRRVLFVEDDN; from the coding sequence ATGAGTCGTACAACCGTCGCCACCATCCATCTGGGCGCGCTGCGCCACAACCTCGAACGGATCCGGTCGTTGGCCGAACCTGCTAAGGTCATGGCGGTGGTGAAGGCGGATGCCTACGGACATGGTCTGGAGCGTGTCGCCCGCGCGCTGGACGGTGCGGCAGATGCGTTTGCGGTGGCCTCGCTCGGCGATGGTTTGCGCTTGCGCGCGGCCGGACATCGACAGCGCATCGTGGTGCTGTCCGGTCCCGATCAGGCCGGCGATATCGCCGAAATGCAACGCCTCGGCCTCGACGCGGCGATCCATCACGAAAGCCAGCTGCGCTGGCTGTCGGAAGCGTCGCCGACACGCGGACGTCTGCGCGTATGGCTGAAGGTCGATAGCGGCATGCATCGGCTGGGATTTGCGCCGGAACGCGCTGCGGCCGTGCACGCGCAATTGTCAACGATGACCGGCATCGATCCGGATATCGGCTTGATGACGCATTTCGCCGAGTCGGAGGTATTTGATGGCGAGCGAACCCGCGAGCAGATCCAGCGTTTCCAGCAGGCGACAACGGGATTGTCCGGGCCGCGCTCGCTTTCCAATTCCGCGGCCGTGCTCGGCTGGCCGGATGCGCGTGGTGAATGGGTGCGCACCGGCGGCCTGTTGTATGGCCTCTCGGTCGTTGAAGGGAAAGCCGGCGAGGATTTCGGTTTTCGCGCGGCCATGACGCTCTCCACGCGCCTGATCGCGATCAACGCCATCAGGCGTGGCGAGCGCATCGGCTACAACGGCTTGTGGGAGTGTCCGGAAGACATGCCCGTCGGCGTCGCTGCGGTCGGCTATGGCGATGGCTATCCACGCAGCGCTGCCGCCGGTACGCCAGTACTGGTCGGCAACCAGCGCGTACCGCTGATCGGACGCGTGTCGATGGATCTCATTACTTTGGATCTGCGCCAGGCGCCTGACGCGAGGGTGGGTGATCGCGTCGTGCTTTGGGGGCCGGAGTTGCCGGTGGAAATCGTTGCCGCCCAGGCCGGTACGATCAGTTATGACCTTACCTGCGGTATGACGCGCCGAGTACTGTTCGTTGAAGACGATAATTGA
- a CDS encoding type II toxin-antitoxin system Phd/YefM family antitoxin, giving the protein MSLASQIKPISYLKANAAEVLETLAETHEPMIITQNGEAKAVIQDIASYEKTQETLALLKLLAMGQKDVEAGRTQPLNEVITRLRAKYKSS; this is encoded by the coding sequence ATGAGCCTTGCATCACAAATCAAGCCGATCAGCTATCTGAAAGCTAATGCCGCGGAGGTCCTAGAAACACTCGCCGAAACGCATGAGCCCATGATCATTACTCAAAACGGCGAGGCGAAGGCAGTGATTCAGGACATCGCTTCCTACGAAAAAACGCAAGAAACGCTTGCGCTGTTGAAGCTTCTGGCCATGGGGCAAAAAGACGTTGAGGCAGGTCGCACCCAACCACTGAATGAAGTTATCACTCGGCTTCGGGCGAAGTACAAATCAAGCTGA
- a CDS encoding type II toxin-antitoxin system RelE/ParE family toxin, protein MRYQVRIGEQAERDLESIYDYIVASDGAAQAQQVLDALIQVAESLTGMPERGNCPRELGGSGFTQYRQVIRAPWRIIYHVVGKQVFIDVVADGRRDLRSLLAQRLLDA, encoded by the coding sequence ATGCGCTACCAAGTACGGATCGGCGAGCAAGCCGAACGCGACCTGGAGTCCATTTATGACTACATAGTCGCTAGTGATGGGGCTGCGCAAGCGCAACAAGTACTCGACGCGCTGATTCAGGTGGCCGAATCCTTGACCGGGATGCCCGAGCGTGGAAATTGTCCGCGCGAGCTGGGCGGATCGGGCTTTACACAATACAGGCAGGTCATTCGTGCGCCATGGCGAATTATTTATCATGTCGTTGGCAAGCAAGTATTTATAGACGTTGTTGCCGATGGCCGCCGTGACCTACGTTCATTGCTCGCGCAACGGTTGCTCGACGCCTGA